The following coding sequences are from one Triticum aestivum cultivar Chinese Spring chromosome 5A, IWGSC CS RefSeq v2.1, whole genome shotgun sequence window:
- the LOC123101978 gene encoding probable phosphoinositide phosphatase SAC9: MVRGKSDRGDTSVVVVVLETNEVYIVVSLSTAGDTQVICVDPTTGALRHQGKQGEDLFDSEAAALKHITNGSRFLSKSTTYAKAVLGYAVLGSCALLLVATQLSATVPRLPGGGCVYTVVESQWVKIQLQNPQPQGSGELKNIKDLADLDIDGKYYFCETRDITRPFPSRMAIQEPDEEFVWNAWLSRPFKDIGLPGHCVILLQGFAECRNFGATGQQGGLVALIARRSRLHPGTRYLARGLNACSGTGNEVECEQIVWAPQKGGQVIPFNSYIWRRGTIPIWWGAEIKNAVSVEAEIYVADDPYNGTLQYYQRLGRRYGSKSSEVNATSKKKPGMVPIVCVNLLRYAEGKPETILVEHFKESLKYLKSTGKLGNTWIQLINYDWHATVKLKGQQQTVEGLWRHLKAPTMAIGFSEGKYYSVKQQLNECKGSIICNDDGGFCMDNIQNGVVRFNCADSLDRTNAASYFGALQVFVEQCSQLGISLDIDAMFGLSASRNSEYNGRSARSLPPGWEERFDSVTGKSFYIDHNTRTTSWEHPCQEAPHKRWKRFDMTFEQFKSSTMLAPVNHLAEIFLLAGDIHATLYTGSKAMHSEILNIFKEETGKFSKFSAAQNVKITLQRRFHNYMNDSSRQKQFEMFLGLRLYKHLPSIPIFPLKVLSRPSGCMLKPVPCITPMADGGSSLLSFKKKDIVWVCQQGADYVELFIYLGEPCHVSQLLLTVSHGVEDSSYPATVDVRVGSSIDSLKLVVEGACIPQCSNGTNLLIPLTGRIHPEDLAVTGNSARPDVQESTYLPLLYDFEELEGEVNFLNRVVALSFHPSPMARTAITLGEIEVLGVSLPWVDMLTNSKGVAQALELLHEKAYTPCDLALKNIADSSSPGNDVHGSERSYTRSSPSVQPGGSGNFVDFLTGDIDVPNQSKITGNTSFGNEDQTNFFDDEFDVNPFATASEEPVPEVNNHVEDCGSTQFYLEFLESLSQNNKGKSLNFEQMMKLEIKRLYLDLSAAERDRALLSIGVIPATVDPNRSVDYSYLLKLSSLTDKLALLGHSVFEDRANASIGLEKVNSHAVDFWNISENGESCSGGACEVRAVSSLQASATSGNTSLFVECSQCERTACKACCAGKGAFLLLGNTYRDLKIYGGNQGGGYSALADSSVCKSCCNEMIKQALYVDYVRVLHSMRRKGRAEKAALKAVNQVCQLEPNRISDSVHSVQSGLRQLKQLLDDEESLAEFPHASFLHTVETADDSAPLFSLLAPLGSGVHKSYWKAPQGNTSVEFPIVLGGISDVSGVAIIVSSCGYSTSDCPIVEIWASNKIQRDDRTFIGKWDVQSMIVSSPQLYGPENSGSLDEAPRHFKLHFPNPIRCRIISIKMTLPQIGSSSSKFNEDFSDLLSLDESSFIDSKANNSHNSFIHAKRIVVFGSSLPKEMGPDTSVAIMRMRSYVDGSPSFGRFRIPVEAERLRDHDLVLEQYLLPNSPGIAGFRLDSFGVIRPRVTHSPLPSELDMKECSLIRMEDRHLNPAILHIQVTVVKESGKLVVEEYRLPEVKANTPLYFDFSDLQQDARCVIFRLLGDVTAFVDDIAEIDGLSLRNLPLASGLSLSNKIKLYYYADTYEMGKIGSLSAV; the protein is encoded by the exons ATGGTGCGCGGCAAGTCCGACCGGGGGGACACGTCGGTGGTGGTCGTCGTCTTAGAGACAAATGAGGTGTACATTGTGGTGAGCCTGTCGACAGCAGGCGACACACAGGTGATCTGCGTCGACCCCACCACGGGTGCGCTGCGCCACCAGGGGAAGCAGGGGGAGGACCTCTTTGATTCCGAGGCGGCTGCTCTGAAACACATCACCAACGGGTCGAGATTCTTATCCAAGAGTACCACATATGCTAAAGCCGTGCTGGGCTATGCCGTGTTAGGGAGTTGTGCTCTGCTTCTCGTTGCAACGCAGCTCAGTGCGACGGTCCCACGGCTACCTGGAGGCGGGTGTGTATATACCGTGGTGGAGAGTCAGTGGGTAAAGATTCAGCTGCAGAATCCTCAGCCCCAGGGAAGTGGGGAGCTGAAGAATATCAAGGATTTGGCTGATCTTGACATTGATGGCAAGTACTACTTTTGTGAAACGAGGGATATCACTAGGCCGTTTCCAAGTCGGATGGCTATTCAGGAACCAGATGAGGAATTCGTGTGGAATGCGTGGTTGTCAAGGCCTTTCAAGGACATTGGTTTGCCGGGGCATTGTGTCATTCTTTTGCAGGGCTTTGCAGAGTGTCGCAATTTTGGAGCTACAGGGCAGCAAGGTGGGCTAGTTGCTCTCATTGCACGCCGTAGTCGGTTACATCCTGGAACCCGCTATTTGGCTCGTGGGCTGAATGCATGTTCTGGCACCGGCAATGAGGTGGAGTGCGAGCAAATTGTTTGGGCCCCTCAAAAAGGTGGGCAAGTAATACCTTTTAACTCGTATATCTGGCGGCGTGGGACTATACCAATATGGTGGGGTGCAGAAATAAAGAATGCTGTGTCAGTTGAGGCTGAGATTTATGTTGCTGATGATCCTTACAATGGGACCTTGCAATACTACCAACGGCTGGGTCGAAGATACGGTAGTAAATCATCTGAAGTCAATGCTACGAGTAAGAAGAAACCTGGAATGGTTCCCATTGTGTGTGTTAACTTGCTAAGATATGCTGAAGGAAAACCTGAGACAATTCTAGTTGAACATTTCAAAGAATCTCTGAAGTACCTGAAGTCTACTGGCAAGCTTGGAAACACCTGGATTCAGTTGATAAATTATGACTGGCATGCCACTGTGAAGTTAAAAGGGCAACAACAGACAGTTGAGGGCCTCTGGAGGCACCTTAAAGCACCAACAATGGCCATTGGCTTCAGTGAAGGGAAATACTACAGTGTAAAACAGCAGCTTAACGAATGCAAGGGATCAATTATCTGCAATGATGATGGTGGGTTCTGTATGGATAATATTCAGAATGGTGTGGTACGTTTTAATTGTGCAGACTCTCTTGATCGCACCAATGCTGCTAGCTATTTTGGGGCGCTTCAAGTTTTTGTTGAACAGTGTAGTCAACTTGGTATTTCCCTTGATATAGATGCTATGTTTGGCTTATCGGCAAGCAGAAATTCTGAGTATAACGGTCGGAGTGCTCGTTCTTTGCCCCCTGGATGGGAGGAACGCTTTGACTCTGTAACAGGTAAATCATTTTATATCGATCATAATACACGTACTACCTCATGGGAGCATCCATGCCAGGAAGCTCCACATAAGCGCTGGAAGAGATTTGATATGACATTTGAGCAGTTCAAGAGCTCAACAATGCTTGCCCCAGTGAACCACCTTGCTGAAATTTTTCTTTTGGCTGGTGATATACATGCCACGTTGTACACTGGCTCAAAAGCTATGCACAGCGAGATTCTAAACATATTCAAGGAGGAGACTGGAAAGTTCAGTAAATTCTCTGCTGCTCAGAATGTCAAGATTACACTGCAAAGAAGGTTCCACAATTATATGAATGATAGCTCTCGTCAAAAACAGTTTGAGATGTTTCTTGGATTGAGGCTATATAAGCATCTCCCATCCATCCCAATTTTCCCTCTCAAA GTACTATCAAGACCATCTGGATGCATGTTGAAACCAGTTCCTTGTATCACTCCAATGGCTGATGGTGGTTCCAGTCTTCTCAGCTTCAAAAAGAAGGATATTGTTTGG GTATGCCAGCAAGGTGCAGACTATGTTGAGCTTTTTATATACCTTGGAGAACCTTGTCATGTTTCTCAGCTTCTTCTTACTGTTTCCCATGGGGTTGAAGATTCTTCATATCCAGCTACTGTAGATGTCAGAGTTGGCTCCAGCATAGATTCCCTTAAGCTTGTTGTTGAG GGCGCTTGCATACCCCAGTGCTCGAATGGGACAAATTTGTTGATCCCTCTCACTGGAAGAATTCATCCAGAGGACTTGGCTGTTACAGGCAATAGTGCTCGACCGGACGTTCAAGAGAGCACTTATCTTCCGTTGTTATACGACTTCGAAGAGCTGGAAGGAGAAGTGAACTTTCTAAATCGGGTTGTCGCATTATCTTTTCATCCTTCCCCCATGGCGAGAACAGCCATCACACTTGGTGAG ATTGAAGTACTTGGTGTTTCTCTTCCATGGGTGGATATGTTAACCAATAGCAAAGGTGTTGCTCAAGCTTTGGAGCTCCTCCATGAAAAAGCATATACTCCCTGCGATCTAGCTTTGAAGAATATTGCAGATTCTTCCTCTCCTGGTAATGATGTTCACGGTAGTGAGAGGAGTTATACTAGAAGTTCACCATCAGTTCAACCTGGTGGTTCAGGAAATTTTGTGGATTTTCTCACGGGTGATATTGACGTACCAAACCAATCAAAAATCACTGGAAATACATCTTTTGGTAATGAGGATCAGACAAACTTCTTTGATGATGAATTTGACGTCAACCCTTTTGCCACTGCATCAGAAGAGCCTGTTCCTGAAGTCAATAACCATGTTGAAGATTGTGGCAGTACACAGTTTTATCTTGAGTTTTTGGAGtcactttctcaaaataataag GGAAAGAGCCTTAACTTTGAACAAATGATGAAGCTTGAAATAAAACGTCTTTATCTTGATCTTTCTGCTGCCGAAAGGGACCGGGCATTGTTATCGATTGGTGTAATTCCTGCCACGGTAGATCCAAATCGTTCAGTTGATTACTCTTACCTGTTGAAGTTATCCAGCCTTACTGATAAGCTAGCATTGCTGGGGCATTCTGTCTTCGAGGATCGTGCTAATGCTTCAATAGGGCTTGAAAAGGTCAATAGCCATGCTGTAGACTTTTGGAATATCAGTGAAAATGGTGAATCATGCTCTGGTGGGGCATGTGAAGTCCGTGCTGTATCTTCGTTACAAGCTTCAGCTACTAGTGGAAATACATCACTATTCGTGGAGTGTTCCCAGTGCGAAAGGACAGCTTGCAAGGCTTGCTGTGCTGGGAAAGGGGCCTTCCTTTTGCTTGGCAACACTTACAGAGATCTGAAGATATATGGTGGGAATCAAGGCGGTGGCTATTCAGCCCTCGCAGATAGTTCTGTGTGCAAATCATGCTGCAATGAGATGATCAAACAAGCACTGTATGTCGATTATGTCAGGGTTCTTCATAGTATGAGAAGAAAAGGTCGTGcggagaaagcagcactgaaagcaGTGAATCAGGTCTGCCAACTTGAGCCCAATAGAATATCGGATTCAGTACATAGTGTTCAATCTGGTCTGAGACAATTGAAGCAGCTCCTTGATGATGAAGAGTCTCTTGCAGAATTTCCACATGCAAGCTTTTTACATACG GTAGAAACTGCTGATGACTCTGCTCCACTGTTTTCATTGCTGGCACCACTTGGTAGTGGAGTGCACAAGTCCTACTGGAAAGCTCCACAAGGCAACACATCTGTGGAGTTCCCGATTGTTCTTGGCGGTATATCAGATGTTTCAGGAGTTGCAATAATTGTCAGTTCCTGTGGTTACTCAACATCTGATTGCCCAATT GTGGAGATATGGGCTAGTAATAAAATACAGCGAGACGACCGCACATTCATAGGAAAGTGGGACGTGCAAAGTATGATAGTGTCATCTCCACAGCTTTATGGACCAGAAAATTCGGGTAGCTTGGATGAGGCACCAAGACACTTTAAACTACACTTCCCAAATCCTATCCGCTGTCGCATAATTTCAATAAAAATGACACTTCCCCAAATTGGTTCTAGCTCAAGCAAGTTTAATGAAGACTTTAGTGATCTTTTATCATTGGATGAAAGCTCATTTATTGATTCCAAGGCAAACAATTCACATAACTCATTTATCCATGCAAAAAGGATTGTTGTTTTCGGTAGCTCTTTGCCCAAGGAGATGGGTCCTGACACATCTGTGGCAATAATGAGGATGAGAAGTTACGTAGATGGATCACCATCGTTTGGCAGATTTAGG ATTCCGGTTGAGGCTGAGAGGTTGAGAGACCACGATCTTGTTCTTGAGCAATATCTCTTGCCTAATTCGCCTGGAATAGCTGGATTTCGCCTTGATTCCTTTGGTGTTATAAGACCTCGAGTAACCCATTCACCTCTGCCATCAGAGTTAGATATGAAGGAGTGTTCATTGATACGTATGGAAGATAGACACCTAAATCCTGCAATTCTTCATATACAAGTCACAGTTGTTAAG GAGTCTGGCAAGCTGGTTGTAGAGGAATACCGTCTGCCGGAAGTTAAAGCAAATACACCACTGTATTTTGATTTTTCGGATTTGCAGCAAGATGCCCGTTGTGTTATCTTTAGATTACTTGGAGATGTCACTGCCTTTGTTGATGATATTGCTGAGATTGATGGGTTAAGCTTGCGGAATCTTCCTCTGGCTTCTGGATTGTCTTTGTCAAATAAGATCAAGCTGTACTACTACGCTGATACCTATGAGATGGGAAAGATCGGCAGTCTCTCGGCAGTATGA
- the LOC123101979 gene encoding uncharacterized protein: MLRSFPQARRLLKRLGFEKGDAYFFKQMGKGMLCTYALFGAAWFWNETSPLGWWTLKPRPKEEKEMAHLYERREFPYPGDEEAVEEFIKSGGALGTTIGPKGFADANMDSDNMQKQLQSKKFDQEARKLWFRMRNEVVQELQEKGFDVE, from the exons ATGCTGCGCAGCTTCCCCCAGGCCCGTCGGCTTCTCAA GAGGCTGGGTTTTGAGAAGGGGGACGCCTACTTCTTTAAGCAGATGGGCAAGGGCATGCTATGCACATACGCGCTTTTTGGCGCTGCGTGGTTCTGGAATGAGACATCGCCGCTTGGCTGGTGGACGCTCAAGCCACGGCCCAAG GAAGAGAAGGAGATGGCGCATCTGTATGAGCGCAGGGAGTTCCCGTacccgggcgacgaggaggcggtggaggagttcATAAAGAGCGGGGGTGCCCTGGGCACGACGATCGGGCCCAAGGGGTTTGCCGACGCCAACATGGACTCGGACAACATGCAGAAGCAGCTGCAGTCCAAGAAGTTCGACCAGGAGGCGCGGAAGCTGTGGTTCCGTATGCGCAACGAGGTGGTGCAGGAGCTCCAGGAGAAGGGGTTCGACGTCGAATGA